The Lonchura striata isolate bLonStr1 chromosome 6, bLonStr1.mat, whole genome shotgun sequence nucleotide sequence CTTTTGTTTCCTGTGTCAAATAGAGAAGCTGTTACAAGCCATGTTATGTTCATTCTCAAGCAAACTTAAGACATAAAAAATTAACTAAGACTTCTGAAATATGATCCTTCTTACCTGCTAAATTCACCAAGTCCTCTGCACAGTTACATTAAATCTTACCTCCAGTGCCCTGACTTCTGAACATCGTCTTGCCAGCTGTCGAATAAGGGAGTGAGCTTCAGGTAGCAAAGGTTTTTCAAGGCATGCTAACAGTGCATAAAGCCATCTACCCTGTAAGGATTCAAATAACAAAGTTTTAATTCTGAGCATTTCCTTGAAGAGTCAAGCAATTCATGTTCTATAGAGCAGAACTGAAGTGTAGGTCTCAAAACATAACTGCATTCAAGTGCTACATGCAATAACGGAATTTTCAAAACCACATTGGACACTATATGGTTCTGTGTCTCTAGGTAAGACTCTTGTGAGCACTACTCCTGGGTTTCCTGGCATTTTTTTGAATGCTGGCCAAGATATAAATTATTACAGCTGATGCTATTATAGTCTGAAGGAAGGATTAttttagtaattattttaatattttagtatTATTACTTGGCTATTAATGTTTAACTTCACAATCTGTGAAAAAGCATTCCTGAAGACTGTATGTATGAACTCAGATCTTTATGGAATTAGTGGTTAGATCTGCTTGAAGATTTGCACCacctgtgaaaatatttttctttgagtTTTACATCTCTGAATTCTACTGCATTCTTACAAACCTAATTTCTGGTACCAGTCTAACTTCATAATTTAATCACAGTGTCTAGTGGCCTTCATTCTGGGACCTAACCTAAAAGTCATTGTGCACATTCTCTGCAACATACATACtggttaaaaagaaaacagtctTCTTTAAGAAAGGACAGAACATGAAAGGTCTTTaagtgactgaaaaaaaaaagagtgaaactATGATAAGCATCATGTTATTTTTCATTACTCTTTTGCTTTGTGGTACTGAAGGAGATGAGAAGACCACCAAGGTCTTCTGTAGATACGGAGCCATTACACAGCTGGTCAGTCTAGCTGTGGTCAAACTCCATGCCAATGTAGCCTGTCAATCAGGAGTTCTTAGTAGGTTTGACTTTTCACCATGTGAATGCAGCTAAGCTTTCTGGTCTACGCTTCATGTGGAAAGATTAAATGTGTCTTTGCCAGCACACTGTAATGAGCCTCCAAACTAAACTGGAGGCAAATAGTGTGCAGCACTGTGACAGAACCAAAGCTGCTGTGATCTCTCCTCTCCTAAACCTTGATACTCATCGAGTCTCATGGCTTAAGTTAGTGGGGCAAGTAATACAAAGGGGAGGGAGTTTGGGTAGTATTTTTTATGTCTGTATCTGTTAACTTTTATAATTTTAGCCTTCCAAAAACAAATGTGAATACTTATTTTAGTATCTAATCAAGAAAGTTTTGAAAGTAACAATACGATACAACCATCTAGAGAACTcttgagaaaattaaaatagtttaataGAAAACTAAGAACAATTTATTCTTTGTTTAATGGATTCATGTGCAAGTAGttagaataaattaaaaattaccagTTCTGGAGTAAATTTTTTCTCTCCAAACCAGCTTATCAGGTATTCTAAGACACTGGTTACTGTTGCCTTCAAAAGAGGAACAGAAAGAGACAATATAGTATCTGCAATGTTTTGCTTTGCTGCTCTTCTACCTGAAGGACTTTACTATATAAAAAGTATTTCTACTCCGCAGTATTTATTCCAGTTTGAAGTTACATGTAAGGGTAAAGTAAGTGTTGAAGTACCACTTTTGAAAAGGAGTTTGTATGAAATGAATTAAGTCTATGTTAATGTAAAGTTATGGATAAGTAGCTACAGATTAGGAAAGAAGCATCACACTGACTGGTTGCTTGGTTGGTTGTGTATAATGGTGGTAAGTGGGAAATGGagtaaaggaaagagaaatgtgGTTCTTCTAGCCTTTCAATGTACATAGAAATACACAATCAAATGGAAGGAGCACACTTAAAACACTAAAtgagaaatataaaaacattttaaagcatttattgGGGTAGTCAGCAAAAATTCAAACATTACATGTGCTATAGAGAAACTACAGCAACAAAATACTTTCAGAACTAGTAATGAAAAATCTTTGCTCCTAAAGTTGTTTGTACCTGAATGTGagacaaatacatattttccttttgagtGTACAATTGATAGAATTTGTAATAACTGCCTACTCTAGACAAAGAAAAATAGGTAAGCCTTCTGCAAcagaacatgagaaataatgATTTAGGCAATGTCACGATATGATTCTAAGAGGTAGGCTTACCTGATTCATCCTGCTTACAATACTTAGCAAAGGGGGAAACCCCACCTGAAAAAGCAAGTTAGAAAATGCAAACATTATCACAAACATCTTTGTTCTAATTTAGAACGTACTAAGATTTTAATTTGATGTTCAGACACTTGTAGTGATTTGAAAGTCTGTTCTGAGctttgaaatttatttaaaaagtatcTTCAAGAAAGTTGAAGGTCCAGTGAAGTATCAGAGCACCTTGCTTCTACTGTTACTtgttaaagttttattttttcaaaattatgtaGTAAAGAATATGTTTGTAGGGTATCACATATGGAGGAGTGTAACCACATATCACTATGCAACAAAACACTAAAGCAGACTATGAAGAAACCTTCTATTCTGTTCAGTGAAACAAAGTAATAACTTTAGCTGATAAGAGATAAAGGAACTCTTCAAATTTTGACTGAAGACTTAACTCCTGCTTCATTTAGTTTCTGCATAAAAAGAATATACACTGGGACTTTCTGAGCTTACCAGAGCCTACTTTCTATTTGGCACAAAGTAGTAATAAACATTAAGATTGTTTCTGGCAGTTAGTCTAGAAAATAACTGCTGAAAATTAACTAGAAGTCCTATACTCACCTTCAAGTAATCAATTCCTAAATTTTCATTATCAGATAGTACATCTATTTCTGAGTATACTCTTTCCCCGAGGCAGAACTTCTTCCAGCCTTCTTCATCCTCTGATTTTGgctaaagtaaataaaaagaaatgaaaactgtGTAATACTGTTATCTTGAAGACACTGGAGAAAAGGCTTAAATTGTTACATGCAACTATAAAGCAAGATTAACTGTGGATTGAATAACTgggaaaacaaaccagagagCACTGTTATGAATTCTACTCACCATAGTAACATTGCTGTCCAAATGTTGTGACCGCCAGTGATTCCTGTGCTTGTTCAGGCTCTGAGTAATTAAAACAAAGTCAAATCCCAGTTTAACTCTGCAGTTATTTTATCCTAGCCACAAGGGCTCTTCATAATTcttaaaatgcataaaaaatatgttttatgaCTTTCTATATATCCACTAGATATATAGCCAGCACAACTGGCTAAATATTTCCCATGCCTCTTAGCAGAAATGTAATTAAGAATTTCATGCTGGGATTTTGGAAGTAATGTTAAAGCTGAAGGCATTTTGAAGTCTATTACATAAGGTTAAGCTGATGCAGTAAGCTTTAACAGTCTTCTAGACTTTTCTTGTTAGAACAATCTAAGAGAAAACACAGTTTGAGTTAATCCAAAAGCATGCATAAAGCCAATATCCTGTTTCCAACAGTGGTCTGTACCTGTATCAGAGGTCTACAGAACTGTAAAAAAGAAGGCAAGTGTGGATTCTTATCACATTTCTACCTGGCAGGAATCCTGTGTAAGACAAATTGGCCTGCTTAACAGTTACTTGTAGAGAGCTGTAAATGTTCTGTAGCAGAAGGAATTTGTCTTCCACTCCACTTGTTCCTGTAGCTGTATAAAAGAGCACTAAAAATGCTCTAAGTAACAGCAGCTGATGCAATGGTTGAACAAGTGAATTCTGATGCTCTTTCttggttttaaatatttaggATAGTCTCATATTTCACAATGTTAATTCTGGCACAGATTAAATGACAAATGATTTGAGCATAAAAGAAATACCTATTCAGTGAATAAGCCTTTAGATATCAGTCTCTTTAATTCTGCTAAAACTTTAGAGTACGCCTAATACTACAGGATACAATGTGATCCCCCGCAGAAACAGGGGTAGCTCAGTTACTGTTTACAATGTAGATGCAGTAGTACAGATCTCCTCCTTCACTTGAGTGAGGGAAAGAGGGGGAGATGTTAGAATCCTAAATTTTCCTCCATGAAAAAAACACGGTACATGAGCTCATGCAGAGTTCAGTGCTAGAGCAGCTCCTAGCTGGTCACACCTCAGTACTTGAGGGACTCTACAATGCAGTATCAATGCACTGTAAACATGCTGTCTGCAGCAGTGGAATCACAAATTACCTCCAcctatatttttattatattttcaatTCATCCTGCTTGAACTGTGCATAGAgaataatagaatcatagatttgggctggaaggggcctTCACAGGCCATCTagtccagcccctctcccatgggcaggcacaTCTTCAACTAGCTCAGGCTcagaaccccatccaacctgacctttaGTGGTTTtgagggatggggcatccacccctctctgggcaacctgtgccagtgtttcaccaccttcactgtaaaaaaaattcttccttataGCTAATTGAAATCAATCCTCCTTTAGTTTAAAACTTTAGCAAAGCTTAGCTGAACTTAGAACCTTTACCCTTTGAGACtgcttattttctgttcttgtgTTATTTCAAGCAGGGTGCAAATGTATCAGGAAAGATGAAAGTCTGTGCTAATTCTACAACCTTACAAATATGTTTTACCAAATCAGTATGTCTCCTCATAATGGGTTGCCACCTCTGTCAACAGGTTTCTAAATGCACTTTATGAATCTCCTGATGGGTTAGAATCCACTTTGTTCTTAGTTAATATTAAGTTCTGCAGAACATTTCCTGCTAGCACTATGTTTTAATATAACTGCATAACATCATAGGGGTTTTTGTCCTTCCTCAACCATGCCTTTTAATTTAATCAAAATACAGAGAATTTCTTAAACTTGACTCTCAAGAGTTTCATCAGAG carries:
- the GEMIN2 gene encoding gem-associated protein 2 isoform X1, with the protein product MEPGLEELMPRLLPVGDCDLAEDFDPTVPPRTPQEYLKRVQIEAARCPDVVVAQIDPRKLKKKPTVNISISGCQPAPEGYSPTLKWQQQQVANFSAVRQSLNKHRNHWRSQHLDSNVTMPKSEDEEGWKKFCLGERVYSEIDVLSDNENLGIDYLKVGFPPLLSIVSRMNQATVTSVLEYLISWFGEKKFTPELGRWLYALLACLEKPLLPEAHSLIRQLARRCSEVRALEESKNEEQISALNLIICLVSRYFDQRDLADEPS